The DNA region AGTTAAATGAAAATGAAGGAATTTTAACAACAGCAATGGTGCTTAGACGTGATATTAAACAATCAAATAGTCAGGCCGTAACTTTTAGTGAAATTGGGTTTGACTTATTATTAGATGAGAAAAAGATAACGTTATTAAAAATCCAAGAAACAATTGATAAAGCAGTTAATATTATTAGTGAAGTTGAAGATATTTTATTATTAAAATTTCCGCAATTAAACAAAAAATTTGGAAAGAAATTAAATTGAACAAGCCATACTGAATTGCAAAAAGCAATGCGGTTATTAAGTCATCAGGAACGTTTAAACCGTTATACACGAGAACATGGGGCGACAATTTTATATGGATTAAAAAAAGTTATTACGAACAATACAATTGGGATTAGTGAATCACAAGATGTTTTTAATTGAGAATTATATGCAAAAATTTTTGTTTATGATTTTGTTTTAGAAAAAGCAATCTGTATTGGTTATTGTGCTGCTAGTGTTAATCGTGATGTTTTAAAAGAACAACTAGCTGTAACAAAAGAGACAACTAAGTTAAAAACAGAATATGATGCAAAAGTAGCAACAGATGAACTACCAGTGACATTATCATTTGGTCTTTATAAATCACAGTTAGATTTGTTTTTATTAGAAAAACAACATATTGGAGAAGTAATTGCTTCAGTTTGAAGTGATGATTTTTTAGAATATGCTGAAAAAAATGGAATTGATATTTTATAGATGAAAAATTATACGGCAATTATTGTAGCGGCAGGGAATTCATCGCGGTTTAAACAAACAAATAATAAACTATTATATAAAATTAATGATACTAATACAGTTATTGAAAAAACATTAGCATTATTTTTAAGCGATCCTTTTTGTACGGAAATTATTGTAGGTGTTAATGATGAAATCTTAAACTTTTTATTAAAGAAAAATTATCAATCTCAAAAACTTCACTTTGTGATAGGTGGTTTAGAACGGGTTGATACAATTTATCATTGTTTAATTAATCATAAAATTAAAAATGAAATGGTGATGATTCATGATGGTGTTCGTTGTTTTGTTAGTTTAGATTTTATTAATAAATTAAATCAAACTTTTTCCAAAGCAAATTATGAAGCTTTAGTTCCAATGTTGCCAATAACAGAAACGCTTAAAAAAGTTAATAATTGTCTTGTTGAAAAAACAATTAACCGAGACGAGTATTTTACAATTCAAACACCACAAGTTTTTAAAACAACATTATTATATAATGTTTATGATGAATATTTTCATACTAAAAATAAGAAAATAATTTATGATGATAGTTATTTAGTTGAATTATTTGCTGAAAAAACGGAGATTCATACAATACTAGGAGAAAAGCAAAATATTAAAATAACTTATTTAGATGATTTAAAATTATTAAATTTAGGTAAATAAACCTTACAATTATAGATAATATAAGGTATAATTGACAACGAGTTAATAATGCTTTAATGATGATTATTAGCTCCTTGTCCGAATAGGACCTAGACCAAGAGGAGGAAAATAAAGTGCGCAAGTACGAAGTTATGTATATCTTAAACCCAGAAGCAAATAATTTAAACGAATTAGAAGGTCGTCTACATAAAATTTTAGAAGCTAATGGTGGAGGAATTGAAGAACACGGTAAATGAGGAATTAGAACTCTAGAATATCCGATTAAAAAGAAAACAAAAGGATATTATGGTGTATTAATTGTTAATACGACATCAGAAAATATTGATGAGTTTGTTCGTATCAGTCACATTGAGCAAGATGTATTACGAATTTTAGTAATTAATACTGAAAAAGAAAAAGGATATATTCAATCAACTGTTTATGCAAAAACAGAAGTTAAGAATGATAAACCAGATCGTGAACGCAAACCAGGAAATAAAAGACCAGATTATTACAGACGTAATGAACAACGCGTTGAAGGTGAAGAACCTAAAGCAACAAAACCAGTTGAAGCAAAAGAATAATTGAGGAGGGTGAAAGAGTTATGTTAAATCGAGTTTCATTAGTAGGAAGAATAACACGTGATTTAGAATTAAAAAATTCTGTTAATAATAAGCCTTTTGTAGCTTTTACCTTAGCAGTAAATAATAATTTTAATGATCAAGCATCATTTATTTCATGTTTCGCTTGAAATAAGACAGCAGAAAATATGGCCCGTTATTTAAAAAAAGGTTCATTAATTGCTTTAGATGGTCGTTTACAAACAAGGTCAGATAATGTTAATGGACAAATGACAACAATTATGCAAGTAGTTGCAGAAACTGTTTCGTTTTTAGATTCACGAGGAACAGGAACTGCTGCTAATATGGGAACCCCAGCTCCAAATCCTAATGATTTTAATAATATGACTTCTTTCAATCAAACAGAATCACAAGATAATAATAACAATGATAGTATTAGTTTTGATGGTGATGATGCAATTTTATGAGATTAAAAGGAAAGGAAACAAATAATGAATCCAAAATTTAAACGTTTTAAAAAACAATGTTATTTTACAAAAAATAAGATAACATATATTGATTACAAAGATATTGAATTATTAAAAAAATTTATTTCTGGTAATGGACAAATTTTGCCAAAAAGAGTTACTGGAACAACAGCTAAAAATCAAAGAATGTTAGCGATAGCAATTAAGAGAGCACGTCAAATGGCATTATTACCATTTGTTATTGATTAAAAATACTTACAAAAATAAGTATTTTTTCTTTTTTAGTGTAGAATTAATATGATGTAAGGCACAGTAAAAAAAGTTAAGGGATGACATTATGATAGAGAATCCAAAGTTTAGTAATGTTTTTAAAACAGAAGCAAAAGAGAAAATGGGGAAGAGTCGGTTACAAATAATTAAGTACATCTTAATTTGTTTTGTACCATTTTTATATGGTTTTATTTGTGCATGAGCTTTTTGGAATCCATTAGCTAAAATTGGGAGTATTCCAATGGCAATTGTTGATAATGACAATCCTCCTTGTGTTGCTTATGCCGTTAAAAAAACTGGTACTGATGAAAATAATTTATTAACATCGCCATTTGTTGAATATTTGCATGTCGATAATGCCGCAGAGTGTCAAGAAAAAAGCCAAGAATGGTTTGACAATAATTCAAAGATTGATAAAAATATTTATAAATTACAATATCGTTTTGATAGTATGGTTAATTTATCAGTGACTAATAATGAATTTTATAATGTTAATTCAAAAGCATTAGAATTAAAACAAAATGGAATGACAATTAAATTAAACTATTTACATGATCGTGAAACTAGTTTTAAACCAGCAGACAAATATTGGGCCCAATTACAAGTTAGTCCTGGGTTTACAGAAAATATCTTTAAACTAATGCGTGCAGTTGGTAATCATAGTCCAACCGAAGTTATTAAGAGTTTAGAATATTTGATTAGTAATATGCCACAGTTTTGATCAACATATAAACAAAACTTTTTAGCGGGACAAGTTTTATATACTTTTACTCAAATTAAGACAGCTCTGGTGCATTCGGCTTTACCAGAAGTTTTAGGAACTTCAATGTTTTGGGCTTTTGCAAAATGAGATGAAACAGCCAATGTTCACTATTTAACTGGTCGTGATTTTAGTAATTATTTAGAAAATATTTTATTAATTATTGGTCCAAATACAGCAATTGGAAAAGCAATTTTAAATTATGTGCAAGATAATCATCCACAATATTATGATATTGCTAAGAAAGTTTTAGAATTAGTGGAAACAACTGGAAAACAATTTCTTGATGAGTTTGTTCGTGAGATTTTTCCTAATTTAGATGCCCATGTTACTTGACCTGAATATAGTGAGAAAGCACAGCGCGTAATTCGAGATTGAACAAATTTAAATTCATCGCTTTTCCAAATTCCTGTGCACATTCAAGGTTATCAATATGGTGAATACGGAATTGGTTTAGGAGAATTTTTTATTGCCATTGCGATGTGGGTTGGTGTTTTAATGCAAACATTTATTTTTGACCGTACTTGCCGTACAAAACGGGCAAAATGATATCAACATTATTTTTCAAAATTATTATTAATGTTAATTACAACAACAATTCAAACAACAATTTTAGCTATTTCGTTAGCAATATTAGGATATAGCAAGATAGGAGCTAGTTTTGGTTTATTGTATGTTTGATTATTATTATGCAGCCTTATTTTTACTATTATTGAGCATGCAATTTGGTTTGCTCCTGCTGATGGTGATGTTGGAAAATATTTAATTGTTATTTACTTAATTTTAAATTTAACGGCAGGTTGAGGAACATTCCCATCATTTATGCAAGCTGGTTTCTTCAATGTTGTTTCATTCTTAACCCCGTTCAAGTATGCAATCCATGGAATGGGCAATATTATTTATGGAATTGGAACAGGAGAAGGTTCATTAATTCAATATCAAACTGAAATTTTACAAAATATGGGAATATTATTAATTTGAATTCCAATTTTATTAGTAATTAGTTTAAGTTTAACTTATTTATGACGACAAAAAGAAAAATATGGAACTTTTAACTTGAGAGCATTAAAAAAAGTATTAATGGAAAACAATATCAATATTAATAAAAATGTTGCTCGTACTTTGAATAATTTAAGTAATCAAGAAGTTGAAATAGTAAAAGAACAAGTTCTAATAAGTCAATATCAAACATTTGAAGAACAAAAGAGTCAAAAGATAAAGCGGATGGAAATAAAATTTGATCTTACAAGAAATCCAAAATATTTATATAAAATTAAAAAAATTAAAGCAAAAGGTTATTCAATTGAAACAGAAGAGGAAGACCGCGATAGCATAATATAATTATTGTTGAGGAGAAAAGTTATGGATAACAAAAATAATTTGCCAACTTTTAAAGAAATTTTTAAAAAAGAATGACAAGAACAAACAGTTAAAAATAAGAAACGAATTACAAAATTCATTGCAATCTGTATTGTGCCATTTTTGTATGGTTTCTTTTGTGTTTGAGCTTTTTGAAATCCATTTCTTAAAACAGACCAAATTCCAATGGCAATTGTTAATCATGATGCAAACTTATGTGTGATTTATAAACCTAAAAACGCTACTGATCAATCAATTGCAAATGGAACTGATATTCATTATGTTAATGTAACCGATGAAGCAAGTTGCAACGCTGCAGTTAAACCAAACGAAATTGCACGTTTTACAAGTGTTAGTGATAATGTTGTTACTGGTCCAAACTATTATGATAAAGAACATAATAATGTTAAGATAGATGTTAGCACTATTACATTAAAATTAAATTATTTAAAAAATAAAACCACTAATTTTGAACCAACTGACAAATATTGAGTCCAATTACGAATTCCTGAAAATTATTCTGTTCATCTAATTAATATTTTAAAAAACATTGCTAATTCATCATTTGACCATAATCAATTTTTAACCGATATTACTTGAATGAGCAATAATCCAATTAACTTGTGAGCTACTTATAAACAAAACTTTTTAATTGGTTATTTTGCAACAACTTTTACCAATTTACGAGAAAGTTTTGTTCGTGAAGCTGTCCCCCAACTGATTCTGCCAATGCTTTATACCATTTTGTCTAATCCTGATGGAACAGTAAACCGCACTACTTATGATGATTATGTTAAAAGTATTAAGACAAGTAATTTAATTAATGAAACAAATAATTTAGTTAATCAAGGTAAATTAACTTCAGCCCAAGGGAAGATTATTACTTCGTTGTTAAAAGTATTTGGTCTAGTAAAAGGACAATTAGTACAATTTATTTTTGGCTCAGAAAATGTTGTTAGTAAGGACCAATATTTTACTAATAGTAATGAATTGGGGAAACACTTAAAAGATGTTGGGAGCATTATTGATATCCCATATAATGTTCAGGGTTATCAGTATAATAAATATGGAATTGGATTGGGAGAATTGTTTATGTTAATTGGTGTTTGAGTCGGAGCTTTAACACAAACATTTGTTTATGACCGTAAAGGAAGAACCAAAAACACATTATCTTATCAACATTATTTTAGTAAATTACTTTTAATGTTATCTACATCCTGAATTCAAGTTACAATTATGATGCTTTCATTATTAATTTTAGGTTTTGGACAAATTGGTCCAACTTATGCTTTGCTGTGGCTATGAATGCTCTTTTTAGGTTCACTTTTCAATGTTATTATTTGTTCTATTTGGTTAGCAATTCCAGACGAAATGATCGGCCGTTTTATTGCTGTTATTTATCTAATTATTAATTTATCAGCTGGATGAGGAACATTTCCATCATTTATGCAAAATAAATTTTTTGATGTTTTATCATATATATCACCATTCCGCTATGGTTTGCATAATATTGGCACGATAATATATGGCTTATCTTCGCCAACAAGTATTGGTATTGGTGAATATCAAACTGAAATTGTCAAAAATATGGGGATTCTATTCATTTGGGTTATTGCTTTTGTTATAATTGGATTAGTAGGAACCTACTATCGTTTCTTAAAAATGAAATATGGAACAATTAGAGTAAAAACAATTTATCAGGCAATGAATAACATTGATAATATTAAGGATTATGAAAAAAGTATTAGTACCTTAAACTATTTAACAGTAGAAGAACAAATTCTAATAAAAGCAGAAGTAGCAGTCCAATTATTAGCGAAACAAACAAAAAAGCAGTTAAAAAAGCAACATAAATAATTGTACAGGTAATCTTAATATTTTTTGCCTTCTTTTTTAAATGAATCACCAGCTATTTTATGGTATTATTTAAATACTAATTTATTTTATGAAAGAGAGAAAGTCAAATGTATTTAAATTTATTATATAGTACAGATAATAGTAACCCTTTACATGACTTTTTGTCAATTTCAACTTGGCAATCATTTGTTAGTATTTTTCTTTTCTTTGGGATTATGCTTTTACTATGATTTTGAATTAAGAAAACAAAAATGCGTTTTATTTTTCGTGTTTTATTAGGGTTAGCTCTT from Spiroplasma sp. NBRC 100390 includes:
- the rpsR gene encoding 30S ribosomal protein S18, with the translated sequence MMNPKFKRFKKQCYFTKNKITYIDYKDIELLKKFISGNGQILPKRVTGTTAKNQRMLAIAIKRARQMALLPFVID
- a CDS encoding ABC transporter permease, whose amino-acid sequence is MIENPKFSNVFKTEAKEKMGKSRLQIIKYILICFVPFLYGFICAWAFWNPLAKIGSIPMAIVDNDNPPCVAYAVKKTGTDENNLLTSPFVEYLHVDNAAECQEKSQEWFDNNSKIDKNIYKLQYRFDSMVNLSVTNNEFYNVNSKALELKQNGMTIKLNYLHDRETSFKPADKYWAQLQVSPGFTENIFKLMRAVGNHSPTEVIKSLEYLISNMPQFWSTYKQNFLAGQVLYTFTQIKTALVHSALPEVLGTSMFWAFAKWDETANVHYLTGRDFSNYLENILLIIGPNTAIGKAILNYVQDNHPQYYDIAKKVLELVETTGKQFLDEFVREIFPNLDAHVTWPEYSEKAQRVIRDWTNLNSSLFQIPVHIQGYQYGEYGIGLGEFFIAIAMWVGVLMQTFIFDRTCRTKRAKWYQHYFSKLLLMLITTTIQTTILAISLAILGYSKIGASFGLLYVWLLLCSLIFTIIEHAIWFAPADGDVGKYLIVIYLILNLTAGWGTFPSFMQAGFFNVVSFLTPFKYAIHGMGNIIYGIGTGEGSLIQYQTEILQNMGILLIWIPILLVISLSLTYLWRQKEKYGTFNLRALKKVLMENNININKNVARTLNNLSNQEVEIVKEQVLISQYQTFEEQKSQKIKRMEIKFDLTRNPKYLYKIKKIKAKGYSIETEEEDRDSII
- a CDS encoding asparagine synthetase AsnA yields the protein MAYDIQIGYSSILTLRETVEAISLAKRELVRRFIIQFNLLKVDAPLISSEEKGLNDDFQMTERPIDFDISPSNLVGEILQSHNKWRRSAIVRYELNENEGILTTAMVLRRDIKQSNSQAVTFSEIGFDLLLDEKKITLLKIQETIDKAVNIISEVEDILLLKFPQLNKKFGKKLNWTSHTELQKAMRLLSHQERLNRYTREHGATILYGLKKVITNNTIGISESQDVFNWELYAKIFVYDFVLEKAICIGYCAASVNRDVLKEQLAVTKETTKLKTEYDAKVATDELPVTLSFGLYKSQLDLFLLEKQHIGEVIASVWSDDFLEYAEKNGIDIL
- a CDS encoding single-stranded DNA-binding protein; protein product: MLNRVSLVGRITRDLELKNSVNNKPFVAFTLAVNNNFNDQASFISCFAWNKTAENMARYLKKGSLIALDGRLQTRSDNVNGQMTTIMQVVAETVSFLDSRGTGTAANMGTPAPNPNDFNNMTSFNQTESQDNNNNDSISFDGDDAILWD
- a CDS encoding ABC transporter; translated protein: MDNKNNLPTFKEIFKKEWQEQTVKNKKRITKFIAICIVPFLYGFFCVWAFWNPFLKTDQIPMAIVNHDANLCVIYKPKNATDQSIANGTDIHYVNVTDEASCNAAVKPNEIARFTSVSDNVVTGPNYYDKEHNNVKIDVSTITLKLNYLKNKTTNFEPTDKYWVQLRIPENYSVHLINILKNIANSSFDHNQFLTDITWMSNNPINLWATYKQNFLIGYFATTFTNLRESFVREAVPQLILPMLYTILSNPDGTVNRTTYDDYVKSIKTSNLINETNNLVNQGKLTSAQGKIITSLLKVFGLVKGQLVQFIFGSENVVSKDQYFTNSNELGKHLKDVGSIIDIPYNVQGYQYNKYGIGLGELFMLIGVWVGALTQTFVYDRKGRTKNTLSYQHYFSKLLLMLSTSWIQVTIMMLSLLILGFGQIGPTYALLWLWMLFLGSLFNVIICSIWLAIPDEMIGRFIAVIYLIINLSAGWGTFPSFMQNKFFDVLSYISPFRYGLHNIGTIIYGLSSPTSIGIGEYQTEIVKNMGILFIWVIAFVIIGLVGTYYRFLKMKYGTIRVKTIYQAMNNIDNIKDYEKSISTLNYLTVEEQILIKAEVAVQLLAKQTKKQLKKQHK
- the rpsF gene encoding 30S ribosomal protein S6; amino-acid sequence: MRKYEVMYILNPEANNLNELEGRLHKILEANGGGIEEHGKWGIRTLEYPIKKKTKGYYGVLIVNTTSENIDEFVRISHIEQDVLRILVINTEKEKGYIQSTVYAKTEVKNDKPDRERKPGNKRPDYYRRNEQRVEGEEPKATKPVEAKE
- a CDS encoding IspD/TarI family cytidylyltransferase, encoding MKNYTAIIVAAGNSSRFKQTNNKLLYKINDTNTVIEKTLALFLSDPFCTEIIVGVNDEILNFLLKKNYQSQKLHFVIGGLERVDTIYHCLINHKIKNEMVMIHDGVRCFVSLDFINKLNQTFSKANYEALVPMLPITETLKKVNNCLVEKTINRDEYFTIQTPQVFKTTLLYNVYDEYFHTKNKKIIYDDSYLVELFAEKTEIHTILGEKQNIKITYLDDLKLLNLGK